Genomic segment of Myxococcus stipitatus:
TTCGAGTCCGAGGCGGCCGGGCGGGTCGATGCGGAGACCCGAGCCGAGGCGGAGGTGCAGGAGCGCCGAGGCCTGGAAGCGCGAGTGAAGTCGGTTGAAGTGGCGCTGGTCGAAGCGGAGGCGAGGGCGGGAGCGGAGGCGCTGGCGCGAGCGGAAGTGGAGGCGCGAGCGGCGGCGGCGGACGCGCTGCGAGTCGAGCTGGAGTCGCGCCTGAAGATGGAGGCGCGCGCGAGGGCGGAGGCGGAGGCGCAGCTCGAGCTGGAGTCCCGCGCGCGAGTCGAGGCCGAAGCCCGAGCGGAGTCCGAGGGCCGAGCGCGAGAGGAGACGGAGTCGCGCGCCAAGGCCGAGGTTCACGCGCTCGCGGAGCTGGAGTCTCAAGCCGCGTCGGAGTCACGCGAGCGATTGGAAGAGGCCGTCCAGGCTCGAACCGAGGCCGAGGCCCGAGCGGAGTCCGAGGCCAGGCTGCGCGCGGACGCGGAGAGACTCGCGGAGCTGGAGTCGCAGGCCCGAACCGAGGCCGAGGCGCGAGCGGAGTCCGAGGCCAGGCTGCGCGCGGACGCGGAGATGCTCGCGGAGCTGGAGTCCCAGGCGCGAACCGAGGCCGAGGAGACCGCGAAGTCCGAAGCAAGGCTCCGAGCCGAAGCGGAAGCGAAGGCGGAGCTCGAGGCACAAGCGAGGCTCGAAGCCGAAGAAAAGGCAGAGGCCGAGTCCAGGCGCCGAGCAGAGGCGGAAGCGAAAGCAGCGCTTGAAGTGCAGGCAAGGGCCGAGGCCGAGGAGAAGGCAGAGGCCGCGGAGAAGCTGCGGGCCGAAGCCGAGGAGAGAGCCGCGTCCGAGGCCAGGCAGCGCACCGCATCGGAGACGCGAGCGGAGCTCACCGCCAGCGAGAGCGAAGAGTCCGAAGCCAGGGCCGAGTCCGAAGCAAAGCGACGAGCCGAAGCCGAGGCCCGAGCCGAAGCCGAATCAAAGCGAAAGGCCGAAGCCGAGGCCAGGGCCGAAGCCGAGGCCCAGCAGCGAGCCGAAGCCGAAGCCAGGGCTGAAGCCGAGGCCCAGCAGCGAGCCGAAGCCGAAGCCAGAGCTGAATCCGAGTCGAAGCTGAAGGCCGAAGCCGAAGCGAGAGCCGAAGCCGAGTCGAAGCTGCGAGCCGAAGCCGAAGCGAAGGCCGAACTGGAGTCCCAGGCGAGGGCCGAGGCCGACGAGCAGACGCAGTCCGAGTCCCAGCGCCGAGCCGAAGCCGAAGCGAGAGCCGAAGCCGAGTCGAAGCTGCGAGCGGAAGCCGAAGCCAAGGCGGCATCGAACGAGCAGCAGCGAATCGCGGCGGAAGCCCGAGCGGAGGCGGAGTCGAAGCGCTCCGAGACGGCGGAGGCCCGAGCCCAGGCCGAGGCCGCGGTCCGCGCGGAAGCAGAGGCCCGAGCCCTGAAGGCCCAGCAGGCGCAGTCCGAGGCGGAAGCCAAGGCCAGGACGGAAGGCCGTCACCGCACGGCCCTCGAGGTCCGCCTGGACGTGGAAGCCCGTCAGCGAGCCGAAGCCGAGGCCCGCATCGCCGAGCAGACCCAGGCGCGAAGCGACGCGGAGTCTCGCCTCCAGCAGCTTCAATCCCAGCTTCAGCAGACCGAGGAGTCGCTCGCCCGACTGCGCGCGGAGCACGACGAGGCGCGCAAGTCGCTGGAGTCGCTGCACGCGGAGAAGTCGAAGCTGGAGGCGGACTCCGCGGAGGAGCGAGTCCGCGCGGAGCGGGAGCGCCAGGAACTTGAGGAGCGCGGGCGTCGCGAAGCGGAAGAGGCCGCCGCGCAGGCAAGGGCCGCGCTGCTCCCACTCGAGGCCCCTCCGGGCCGTCCCGAGCTGGCCGTCTCGCGCAGCGGCAGCGTGACGCAGGAGGGACTGTCCCGTCTGGTGCTCCGGCTCTGCGAGGCGCGGATGGAGGTGCGCCTCGAGCTGAAGGTGATGAACGCGCTGCGCGTGCTGTGGTTGCGAGATGGCTCGCTGGTGGGAGCCGTGTCGTCCGCCTCGGGTGAGTCGCTGGTCGACCGCGCCCGCGCGGATGGCCTCATCGACGCGAGGCAGGAGGGCGAGCTCCGGCTGGTGCGCAGCGCCACCACGGGCGCCTTGCTCGACGCGCTCCGAGGCCGAGGCTACCTGCGCGAGTCCGAGTCCGTGCCCCTGGTGCAGCGCTACACGGAGCAGGTCTTCCTCGACGCCTTGTCGGAGCCCTCGACCCTGTACCGGCTGGTGCAGGAGCCGGCGCCGCACGAGGTGGCGCTCGCCGCGGCCACGCGTCCGCCGCTGTATCTGCTGGCAGAGGCCCTGCGCAACACGCTGACGGGAGAGTCCCTGCTGGAGGCCGCGGGAAGCCTCCGGGCGCGCGTCACGCGAGGTGAGCTGCATCTGTCACCCGATGACTTCGGCTTGCCGTCGAGAGACCTCCAGCTGCTGTCCCAGGTGGATGGTGAGCACACGCTGGAGGCGCTGTTGCTGGGGGCGGGGGTTCCGCAGGACGCGGCCCTGAAGGCGCTCTCGGTGGCCAGGACACTGGGCCTCATCACCCTCCAGCCCTCCAACGTCGAGGACCCGGACGCCTTCCCGCCCGAGCTGGACGTGCGTCGGCTCGAGTCGAAGTTCGAGGAGATCCAGGACGCGGACTACTTCACCGTGCTGGGGCTTGCGCGCACGGCGGGCAGTGAGGAGGTCAAGCGGGCCTACGAGCTGCTCGCCGCCGAGTTCCACCCGCTGCGCTTCGCGGGGCATCCGGACCCGGCCCTCCAGCATCGCGCCCAGCAGATTCGCAGCGTGTTGTCGGAGGCGGCGCAGGCGCTCGGGGACGACAGGCTGCGAGCCGAGTACGCGCGCAGCCTTCTCGACTGAAAAGGGGGGCGGCCCGGCGAGGGTTGCCCCTCCGCGCGCGGGGAGTTAAGAGGGCACCCATGGTCCGCGACATCCTTATCTGGCCCGACCCCATCCTGAAGCAGAAGGCCAAGCCGGTGACGAAGGTGGATGACTCCATCCGCGCGCTGGTGAAGGACATGTTCGAGACGATGTACGCCGCCGACGGCGTGGGGCTCGCGGCGCCGCAGGTGGGCGTGCTCCAGCGCGTCATCGTCCTGGACACCACGCCCCGCCAGCCCGACTCCAAGCCCCTGGCGATGATCAACCCGGAGCTCATCGCGCTCGAGGGGGAGACGACCTACACCGAGGGCTGCCTCTCCATCCCCGGTGAGTCGGAGGACGTGGACCGCGCGGCCGTCGTCACGGTGAAGTACCTGGACGTGGACGGCAACGAGCAGACGCTGCGCTGCGACGAGCTGCTCGCCATCGCCGTGCAGCACGAGACGGACCACCTGGATGGCACCGTCTTCGTGGACCATGTCTCGACGTTGAAGCGCGAGTTCATCCGCAAGCGGATGAAGCGCCTCAAGGCTTCGCGCGAGCAGCCGCCTTCGGCTTCGCGCTAGACGCGGCCACGCCCTTCTTGGGGCACAGGTCCGCGACGACGCAGCGTGAGCACTCGGGAGAGCGGGCGAAGCACGTCCGCCGCCCGTGCCACACCAGGAGCTGGTGACCCATCATCCACCGCTCCGGAGGCAGGACGGCCTGCATGTCCTTCTCGACCTTGTCCGGGTCCTCCTGCGTCGTGAAGCCGAGTCGGTACGCCAGCCGCTTCACGTGGGTGTCGACGGGGAAGGCGTTGTCGCCGCCCAGGTGGATGCACACGACGCCCGCCGTCTTGCGGCCGACGCCAGGGAGCTCCGAGAGCAGCTCACGCTGGAGGGGCACTTCTCCCTGGTGCTGCTCCACCAGGATTTTCGCCGTCGCGACGATGTTCTTCGCCTTGGCGCGGTACAGTCCGCACGTGCGGATGAAGGGCTCCACGTCGGAGGCTTGGACCGCCGCGTAGTCCCGCGCGGTGGGGAAGCGCTGGAACAAGGCGGGGGTGACCATGTTGACCCGCTTGTCCGTGCACTGGGCGGAGAGCATCACCGCGACCAGCAGCTGCAAGGGGGATTGGTAGTCCAGCTCGATGCGGGCATCGGGCATGGAGGCCTCCAGCCGCTCCATGACCTTCACCGCGCGTTCACGCTTGGCTGCTGCAGTCTCACGTCCAGGCACGCGGCCGTTGTATGTCACCCCTGCCGTGCCCCCAAGTCCTGGCTGTCACCACCTCGTGGGAGAACCATGAAGCCGATCGACTTTCGCTCAGACACCGTGACGAAGCCCACTGCCGGAATGCGCCGCGCCATCGCGGACGCGGAGGTGGGGGACGACGTCTACGGCGAGGACCCCACGGTGCTGCGGCTGGAGGCGCGAGTGGCCGAGCGGCTCGGGCTCGAGGCCGCGCTCTTCGTGCCCTCCGGCACCCAGGCCAACCAGGTGGCCATCGGCGTGCACTGCCGGCAGGGAGACGAGGTGCTCACCGAGGCGGGCAGCCACATCCTGCACTACGAAGGCGGCGCGGTGCCGGCGCTGTGGGGCGTGCAGCCTCAGCCCCTGCCCGGAGAGCGAGGCCTGCTGACGCCCGAGGCCGTCGCCGCGGCGGTGCGAGAGGACAACATCCACTATCCGCGCACGCGGCTGCTCTCCTTGGAGAACACGCACAACCGAGGCTGCGGCGCGGTGTGGCCGGTGGAGCGCTTCCGCGCGGTGGTGGACGTGGCGCGCAAGGCGGGGCTCGCGGTGCACCTGGATGGCGCGCGGCTGTTCAACGCGGAGGTGGCCGCGGGAGTCCCGGCGTCGACGTGGGCGAAGCTGACGGACACGACGTCGGTGTGCTTCTCCAAGGGGCTGGGGGCGCCGGTGGGCTCGGTGCTGGCGGGCCGCGCGGAGCACATCCGTGAGGCGCGCCGGTTGCGCAAGCGCCTGGGGGGGGCCATGCGCCAGGCGGGCATCCTCGCCGCGGCGGCGCTGTATGCGCTGGAGCATCACGTGGAGCGGCTCGCGGAGGACCACGCGAATGCGCGCCGGCTCGCGGCGGGGCTGGCGGAAGTCCCCGGGGTGAAGGTGGACGCGGCGCGTGTGGAGACGAACATGGTGTTCGCGGAGTTCTCGCTCCCGGCCCTGGAGATGGTGGAGCTCTTGCGGAAGCACGGGGTGCTCACGAACCCCGCGGGCGGACCGCGCTCGCTGCGGTTGGTGACGCACCTGGACCTCTCCTCGGCGGATATCGACGAGGCGGTGTCTCGCATTCGACGGGCGCTGGCGTAGCGCGTCGAGCAGGGCACGGACGGAGCGCGGGCTCTTGCCCCGCGGTGTGGGGGCGCCGAGGCCCCGTCCGGAGCGTGGTAGGCTGGGGAGCGCCGTGCGTCGACTCCCCCTTCTTGCCCTCGTCAGCGTCTGTGCCTGCTCCTCGACCCGCTCGGAGCAGAAGATGAGCTTCGACGAGGTCTACGTCACGTCCGAGCCCGCCACCTACGAAGCGCCTCCCCCGCCTGTGCGCGAGAGCGCGGAGCCGCCTCCTCGGCGGCGGGTGCGAGTGGCCGCGCCGGAGCCCTCGGACGAGCTGCGAGACGCGCTGGTGGCGTTCTCTCAGCGCGCGAAGGCGCATCGCCGGAAGGTGGCTCGGGGCGGGCCCATGCCGCTGGGCCAGGTGGAGGGCTGGGAGGCGATGAACGGCGTGCTGGACGCGTTCCTCGCGCGCGGGGTGGAGCGCACGGACCCCCGAGACGTGGAGCGGGCGCGGACGGTGCTGGAGGCCGAGCTGGAGAAGGACGGCCGGACGTACGGCGACATGCCCGGGGCACTGGCGGAAGCGGTGGTGTTGCGGGTGGGGCGGCTGGCGGTCCGCATGTCGGAACTGCGCCGCCTGGAGCATCCCGAGGACGTGAACGGCCTGCCTCGACTGGCCTGGCCGGTGGACCCGGTGACCATCACCAGCGTCTTCGGTCAGCGCTGGCACCCGATTCGAGGCGAGCAGCGGCGGCACCTGGGCGTGGACCTGGCGGCGCGGCAGGGGCAGGTCGTCTACACCGCCGCGAAGGGCGTGGTGCTGCGGGCGGGCTGGAACGGCGACCATGGCCTCCAGGTGGAGGTGCAGCACGATGGGCGCTGGCTGACGCGCTACAGCCACCTGTCCCGGGTGCTGGTGGAGCCGGGCGAAATCCTGGAGCGAGGCCACGCGGTGGGCCTGGCCGGAGAGACGGGGCTCGCGACGGGCGTCCACCTGCACTTCGAGCTGTGGCGGGATGGGCAGGTGGTGGACCCCTTGGACGCGCTGGGCGACGAAGGGGAGGCGGGGCCCTCGATGCCGCCCGTGGCCCGGGGTGGGACGGGGACGTGAGGCCCGCAACGCATCAGGGGCGCCACCCGAGGAGGTAGCGCCCCTGAAGGGCTCAAGGTCCACGGCGAGTCCCTGGGACGCCGCGGCGTGGACCGAGGGAGTCTGCTGACTACAGCGAGTTCTTGAGTTCCTTGGCCGGGCGGAAGCCGATGGTCTTCGACGCCTTGAGCTTCATCATCTCGTTGGTCTGCGGGTTGCGAATCTTCCGGGCCTTGCGGGAGCGAACAGACCAGGTGCCAAAGCCGGGGTAGCTGAAGCGCGCATCCTTCTTCACGGCCTTGCCGATATTGGTGAAGACGATGTCGAGGATCTGCGCCGCCGACTTCTTGGTGAGACGTGTCTGCGCCGCCACCACCTCGACGAGCTCTGCCTTGGTCATTACGCCCCTCCGTCCTGCGTTGTCTGGCCTTGATTGCGCGAAAGCGAACCGGTGGTAACAAATCGCTCTTTTCCCTGTCAATGCTGAGTGCGTTCCGAGGCCGGAAAATCGGCCTCCGGACGAAAAGTTGGCTCGGTGAAACACCGGGCGTAGACAGAGGGAGAAATCCGCGCTCGAGACACGGGGACGGCAAGCGGAAACATCGCGGCGAAAGCAATCTGGCTGATCGTCATTGAAAGAAAGTCTTTGTGATTTCGATCATTTGGCGTGTGTGGCTGATCGCACGCGGCGCGGCCTGGCGCGGATGGACTACGCTTCCCGCTCCCGTGCGCTTCCGAACGTTTCCGACGCTGCTGATCCTTCTGCTGGGGGCCTGCCGGAGTGGTGGGGCTTCCGGGGAATCCGTTGTCGCGCCCCGGCCGGAGGAGGCCCACCGGACGGAGGTCTGGGTGGACGTGGCGGCGGCGCGGGAAGGGGAGGGGACGCGGGAGAGCCCCCTGCGCTCGTTGCGCGAGGCCCTGGCGCGACCGGGTCCACTGACGGTGTACCTGGCTGTCGGAGAGTACCCGGGGCCCATCGAAGTCTCCGGCGACGTCCGGCTGGAGGGGCAGGGGGACGCGACGGTCCTGGGTGGGGTGGGGGTGGCGAAGGAGGGGGGCGTGGTGCTCCGGAACCTGATCGTGCGGGGAGGCGCCTGGGGCGTCGAGGTGTCGGGCGGTGGACAGGTTCGGGTGGAGCGGGTGGGCTTCACGGGGCAGCGCGAGGGGGCGGTGCGCGTGACCTCCGGAAGGTTCGAGGCGGCGCACGCGCGCTTCGAGGCCACCGGGCAGACCGTGGGAGTCCTGCTGGACGGCACGGTGACTGAAGGGGCGGAGCGAGCGGGGACTCGGGATGCCCCAGGGGCGCGGGATGCGCGACGGGCGTCCCCGACGAACGCGGCGGCGGGTGGCGAAGCGTCTCTGGGGCCCGCGTTGCCGGCCGGGTCCTCAGGTGGCCAGACCGAAAGCCCGGCCCTGACGGACGAAGCGGGCATGAGCGGAGTGAAGCCCTCCCGGCCACCTCGCCAGGAGGCCTGGTTGTCGGGGGTGACCTTCAGGGGCCCCTTCCGGCGTGCGGTCCGAATCCGAGGGCCCGAGGCTCGTGCAACGCTGGAGGACATCCACTTCCTGGGGCCGGTGACCGCCGTGGGGATGGACGGCGGTCACGCCGAGCTTCGTCACGCGGTGGCGGAAGGGCGCCAAGGCACTGCGTTCTCGGTGGTGGAGGGGGTCATGTCCCTGGAGGACGTGCGGGCGAGAGGCCACGAGGTGAGCCTCTCCGCGATGCGTGTACCTCGGCTCGAGGTTCGCGGCTTCCTCTCCGTGGGAGCCACGCGTGCGGGGTTGAGCGTCGGTGCATCGAAAGGAGTCCTTCTCGAAGACGTGGTGGTGCGCGACAGCGGCAGCCACGGGGCTCTCCACCTCACGGGCTCGGAAGTGCAGGCGCGGCGGCTGCGTGTGGAGGGCGCCACGGAGTACGGAGTTGTCGCGGTGGGCGGAAGCCTCGAGCTACGCGGCGTCACCGTGGCAGGTGTGCGCTCGAACGACGGAGTCACCGGAGAGGGACTGCACCTGCGTCAGGTTCGCGCGGAGGTGGAGAACGTGGTCGTGCGAGAGACCTCGGGGGCCTGTGTCTTCGCGGCGCAGAGTGCACGAGTGGTGTTGCGAGACGCCGAACTCAACCGCTGCGGTCAGTCCGCGCTCGCAGTGGATACTGGCGCGCGCCTGGAGGCGACAGGGGTTGAAGCACGAGCCCCCCAAGAGGCTGCACTCTCGGCGATGGAGGGAGGCGAGCTGCGCGTGGATGCGCTCGTCGCGCGCAAGCCCCGGATGGGACTCGTCTCTGCTGAGTGCACGGGCGACACGCGCGTGAAGCTGGGGCGCGTGCGCACGGACGATGACCGAGGCGCGGATGCGCCGTGCGTGGAGCGACTCACGACCGAGGCTGTGCCTGGCCCTCGTTGACTCGCTCCCCGCGCTGAATGCTCAGGGGGACGCCTCGGAAGTCCACGGGGTCGCGTGTGCCAGCAACCACTCACGGATGACGGGATACACCTCCGTGGGGGCACCGCTGCCGAACATCAGGTCTCCGTGCCCGTAGTCCTGCGCGTCACCCCGGTCCTTGCCGAACACATGAAGGGCGCGGTCCTTGGCGGTGATGAGGTCGAACTGGCTCTTCAGGTTCTCGGAGGTCGCGAGCCGGTCCGCGCTGCCGCCCATGACGAGGATGGGAAGCTCGAGGCGAGCGATGCCTGCGCGCCAGTCCTGAGTGCGGTCGAACGAGCGGAACGCGTCGTGCTCAATCCAGTCCTGGAACTGGAGCAGGACCTTGCGGCTCATGGACGACATCATGTTCGCGTAGACCTGCCGCTGGATGCGCGGCGGGATGTGCTGGGGATTCACAATCAGGTCCGACAGGGGAAGCGTCACGTAGCCCAGGAATGGCGCCAGGCTCGCGCTCATCCACTCCTGCCGGAAGCGCGCGGGCCACGCGGCGCGGACGCCCATGGAGATGAGCATGCGGAGGAAGGGCTCCGACTTGAAGTGCACCGGAGACCCGAGCGCCATCAACCCTGCGAGCTTCGCGCCCTCGGGGCCTTGCGCCATCGCATACCCCACAAGGCCCCCCAGCGAGTGGCCGAGCCAGAAGGCGCGCTTCGCACCCGTCTCCTTCAGCGCCAGCTCCAGCAGCGCGGGGGCATCCTGGAAGACGTGGTCATCGATGCTGAAGTCCGTGTACCGCCGTCCGCGAGGCGGAATGCGTGAGTGCCCCGTGCCTCGCCACTCGACGCTGAAGCAGTCGAAGCCCGCCTCGGCCAGGTAATGGGCCACCGAATACGGCGGCTCGAAGTCGAAGGTGTACCGGTTCGCCGCCAGCCCGTGGCACAGCAGCACCGGCTCCTCGAAGCGCCGCACCGGGGCGCGCCGGGCATGAACCGTCAGTTCCCACCCATCCGCGCACTTCGCCTTGAGGGCCTGGGGCAGGGGTGTTCGCAGCCGGTACCAGCGCCGAACCAGGACCACCCAGAGGACATTCCCCAGCACGGCCACGAGGCCAGCGACCAGCACCCACACGACCCAGCGCCAGGCCTCCATCCGCATGCTCCTCCTCGTCGTCGAATAAACCCTGCTAAGGTTCGTCCACCCGCCGTCCTGCTGCCAGGAACTCACGGGCATCAGAGGAAGTCGAGGGAGCAATGAAGTTACGGAAATTGATGTTCGTGCTGCCGAACCTCTTCACCGTCACGTCCATCTTCTGTGGCTTCTACGCCCTCACGTTGTGCGCTGGGGAGGCAGGCCCCGTCCAGCTCTACCAGGCGGCACTGGCCATCTTCTTCGCGATGTTCTTCGACGGTTTCGATGGCCGCGTCGCGCGGCTGACGAAGACGCAGAGCGACTTCGGCGTACAGCTCGACAGTCTGGCGGACGTGGTCTCCTTCGGGGCAGCTCCGGGGCTGCTGGTCTACAAGTGGGCGTTGGCGCCGTTGGGCTTCGTTGGGTTGTTCATCTCCTTCGCGTTCGCCGCGTGTGGTGCGCTGCGGTTGGCGCGCTTCAACGTGTTGGCGGCGCGCAACCCGCACGGAGGTGGGGGCCGCTTCTTCGTGGGCCTTCCGATTCCCCTCGCCGCGGGCATGCTGGTGTCGATCATCATCTCGCACCATGCGGCGTCCCAGGGTGAGCCGCTGCGCGAGTCGGCGTACATGCCTGTCGCCGTGGCGGTTGCGGGCTTGTCGCTGTTGATGGTGTCGACCGTGCGCTACCGCACGTTCAAGGACACGCGCCCCAGCCGGAAGAGCGCCGCGGTGTTCATGCTGATGGTGCTGGGCGGTGTGGGCATCGCGACGCAGTACCACCCGGCGTGGTTGCTGGTGGCGTTCTGCGGCGCATACCTCGCTCTGGGACTGGTCGAGTCGGCGGTGCAGGTGCGCAGCCACCTGGCGGCACGCAAGGTCGCCGCGGGCTCCGCGGTCGCCGCCGCCGTCATCGACGACGAGGACGACGAGGAGTCCGAGGACGGCGAGGATCCTCGGAACGACGGTCCGGCTTTCAGCTGAGCGGTCGCGCGTCGGCGCGGAGCCCCGCCCCGGCTCCACGAGAGAGGGCGGGCTCAAGGCGGGGCCCCCTGTCGGGTGCGGGTGCTGGCCGGCCGAGGAGGAAGCAGGGAGGTACTTCCGTCCGTGCCGAGGCCGTCGGCGGCCGCTAGGATGCGCGCCCCATGCGCCTCGAGTTGCTCTGCACGGGTGACGAGCTGGTCACCGGCCTTATCACGGATACGAACAGCCCCTACCTGGAGGCCCGTCTCTTCGACCTGGGCGTGAAGGTGGAGCGAGTGGTGCTGGTGGGGGATGTCCGGTCCGACATCATCCAGGCCCTGCGAGAGGCCTCTTCCCGGGCGGACGTCGTGGTGGTCTCTGGCGGGTTGGGGCCGACGACGGACGACTTCACCCTCGAGTGCGCCGCCGCGGTCGCGGGAGTCCCGCTGGAGGAGGATGCGCGGGTGCTCGGCTGGCTGCGCGAGCGTTACGCGGCTCGGGGGCTCCCCATCAATCCGAGTGCGCTTCGCATGGCCAGGATTCCACAGGGGGCCGAGCCCGCTCGAAACCCAGCAGGCTCCGCGCCGCTTGTCATGCTCACCCTGGGCGGATGCCGGCTGTTCTTCCTGCCCGGAGTGCCGCGCGAGTACCGCGCCCTCTTGGATGGCGAGGTGTTGCCGCGCATCCAGAAGTCGCTCGAGTCGAAGTCCGCCCGGGTGTTCCGCGCCTTCCGCCTGCTGCGCACCGTGGGCATTCCAGAGTCGGAGCTGGACCTGGCCGTGGCACCGTTG
This window contains:
- a CDS encoding HU family DNA-binding protein; its protein translation is MTKAELVEVVAAQTRLTKKSAAQILDIVFTNIGKAVKKDARFSYPGFGTWSVRSRKARKIRNPQTNEMMKLKASKTIGFRPAKELKNSL
- the ltaE gene encoding low-specificity L-threonine aldolase, with product MKPIDFRSDTVTKPTAGMRRAIADAEVGDDVYGEDPTVLRLEARVAERLGLEAALFVPSGTQANQVAIGVHCRQGDEVLTEAGSHILHYEGGAVPALWGVQPQPLPGERGLLTPEAVAAAVREDNIHYPRTRLLSLENTHNRGCGAVWPVERFRAVVDVARKAGLAVHLDGARLFNAEVAAGVPASTWAKLTDTTSVCFSKGLGAPVGSVLAGRAEHIREARRLRKRLGGAMRQAGILAAAALYALEHHVERLAEDHANARRLAAGLAEVPGVKVDAARVETNMVFAEFSLPALEMVELLRKHGVLTNPAGGPRSLRLVTHLDLSSADIDEAVSRIRRALA
- the nth gene encoding endonuclease III, whose translation is MTYNGRVPGRETAAAKRERAVKVMERLEASMPDARIELDYQSPLQLLVAVMLSAQCTDKRVNMVTPALFQRFPTARDYAAVQASDVEPFIRTCGLYRAKAKNIVATAKILVEQHQGEVPLQRELLSELPGVGRKTAGVVCIHLGGDNAFPVDTHVKRLAYRLGFTTQEDPDKVEKDMQAVLPPERWMMGHQLLVWHGRRTCFARSPECSRCVVADLCPKKGVAASSAKPKAAARAKP
- the def gene encoding peptide deformylase, with product MVRDILIWPDPILKQKAKPVTKVDDSIRALVKDMFETMYAADGVGLAAPQVGVLQRVIVLDTTPRQPDSKPLAMINPELIALEGETTYTEGCLSIPGESEDVDRAAVVTVKYLDVDGNEQTLRCDELLAIAVQHETDHLDGTVFVDHVSTLKREFIRKRMKRLKASREQPPSASR
- a CDS encoding alpha/beta fold hydrolase, with amino-acid sequence MEAWRWVVWVLVAGLVAVLGNVLWVVLVRRWYRLRTPLPQALKAKCADGWELTVHARRAPVRRFEEPVLLCHGLAANRYTFDFEPPYSVAHYLAEAGFDCFSVEWRGTGHSRIPPRGRRYTDFSIDDHVFQDAPALLELALKETGAKRAFWLGHSLGGLVGYAMAQGPEGAKLAGLMALGSPVHFKSEPFLRMLISMGVRAAWPARFRQEWMSASLAPFLGYVTLPLSDLIVNPQHIPPRIQRQVYANMMSSMSRKVLLQFQDWIEHDAFRSFDRTQDWRAGIARLELPILVMGGSADRLATSENLKSQFDLITAKDRALHVFGKDRGDAQDYGHGDLMFGSGAPTEVYPVIREWLLAHATPWTSEASP
- a CDS encoding M23 family metallopeptidase, translated to MRRLPLLALVSVCACSSTRSEQKMSFDEVYVTSEPATYEAPPPPVRESAEPPPRRRVRVAAPEPSDELRDALVAFSQRAKAHRRKVARGGPMPLGQVEGWEAMNGVLDAFLARGVERTDPRDVERARTVLEAELEKDGRTYGDMPGALAEAVVLRVGRLAVRMSELRRLEHPEDVNGLPRLAWPVDPVTITSVFGQRWHPIRGEQRRHLGVDLAARQGQVVYTAAKGVVLRAGWNGDHGLQVEVQHDGRWLTRYSHLSRVLVEPGEILERGHAVGLAGETGLATGVHLHFELWRDGQVVDPLDALGDEGEAGPSMPPVARGGTGT
- the pssA gene encoding CDP-diacylglycerol--serine O-phosphatidyltransferase, giving the protein MKLRKLMFVLPNLFTVTSIFCGFYALTLCAGEAGPVQLYQAALAIFFAMFFDGFDGRVARLTKTQSDFGVQLDSLADVVSFGAAPGLLVYKWALAPLGFVGLFISFAFAACGALRLARFNVLAARNPHGGGGRFFVGLPIPLAAGMLVSIIISHHAASQGEPLRESAYMPVAVAVAGLSLLMVSTVRYRTFKDTRPSRKSAAVFMLMVLGGVGIATQYHPAWLLVAFCGAYLALGLVESAVQVRSHLAARKVAAGSAVAAAVIDDEDDEESEDGEDPRNDGPAFS